From the Bdellovibrio reynosensis genome, one window contains:
- the fliS gene encoding flagellar export chaperone FliS: MSNAYQKYKTTAVQSASKEKILLMLYEGAIKFTKLAIKAAEEKKIADRGMNIGRAFDIIMELNNTLDHKVGGDVAVQLEQLYMFMMEQYTKANITGDAEPLKANLKLLNTLYDGWVQAVEKIKKETEKAG; this comes from the coding sequence ATGTCAAACGCATATCAAAAATATAAGACGACGGCAGTGCAAAGTGCATCCAAGGAAAAAATCCTTTTGATGCTTTATGAAGGCGCAATCAAATTCACGAAGCTTGCGATTAAAGCAGCCGAAGAAAAGAAGATTGCAGATCGCGGTATGAACATCGGCCGTGCCTTTGACATTATCATGGAACTTAATAACACCCTTGACCACAAAGTCGGCGGAGATGTCGCTGTTCAACTTGAACAGTTGTATATGTTCATGATGGAACAATATACGAAAGCAAACATCACCGGCGATGCAGAACCATTAAAGGCCAATTTAAAGCTATTGAACACGCTTTATGATGGTTGGGTTCAAGCTGTTGAAAAAATTAAAAAAGAAACTGAAAAAGCGGGCTAA
- the fliD gene encoding flagellar filament capping protein FliD yields MAGIRFSGMASGLPPNIVEQLMEAERIPVKQMEVQKTKQEDKLKLVNELETKVGDVTKNLTELTATSGFVDKKFISGDTNVVDGTVDPGKSVPGDYAIEVIQLAQKPAAISNGFPDKDQTQIGVGYIKFETPDGEKEVYINGDNSTLSGVATQITNAGVGLKAQVIEDRKDQENPFKILISGLGTGKDNQVNFPKIYLLDGDQDMFFEESRKAQNAKVKIDGFEIEIPDNKSSDLIPGVTLDLKSAAPGREIRLGVKENLEVISGKIKSFVDAYNAALDFIQKQSKLQANAGGKPALGPLGGDGMMRSIENSLRRVILNPQMGVDTPIRRVGELGIEFNRNGTLNFNQEKFNKTLNADPGAVANFFRGDGFNTGFVATVKREIGNLMNGQFGAISNRKKGLQSRIDQVNSRIETKERQLERKEESLRKKFADLEGKMSAMQAQQAKFAAMAQGGGGG; encoded by the coding sequence ATGGCAGGGATTCGTTTTTCAGGCATGGCCTCTGGGCTACCACCAAATATCGTTGAGCAGCTGATGGAAGCTGAACGAATTCCCGTGAAACAAATGGAAGTTCAAAAAACCAAGCAAGAGGACAAACTCAAGCTGGTGAATGAGCTTGAAACCAAAGTTGGTGATGTCACAAAAAACCTCACTGAACTTACAGCCACAAGTGGTTTCGTAGATAAGAAATTTATCAGCGGCGATACAAACGTTGTTGATGGGACCGTGGATCCCGGTAAGTCGGTACCAGGGGACTATGCGATTGAAGTGATTCAGTTGGCGCAAAAGCCAGCGGCAATTTCAAACGGTTTTCCTGATAAAGACCAAACTCAGATTGGTGTCGGATATATCAAATTCGAAACTCCTGATGGTGAAAAAGAAGTTTATATTAACGGTGATAATTCAACGCTAAGTGGAGTGGCAACACAAATCACGAACGCCGGTGTTGGATTAAAAGCTCAAGTGATCGAAGACCGAAAGGACCAAGAAAATCCTTTCAAGATTCTGATCTCTGGATTGGGAACTGGTAAAGACAATCAAGTGAACTTCCCGAAGATTTATCTTCTGGATGGTGACCAAGATATGTTTTTTGAAGAGTCACGCAAAGCTCAAAACGCGAAGGTGAAAATCGACGGTTTTGAAATTGAGATCCCTGATAATAAATCATCGGATCTTATTCCGGGTGTGACACTGGATTTAAAATCCGCAGCTCCAGGTCGGGAAATCCGCTTGGGCGTAAAAGAAAATTTAGAAGTCATCAGCGGTAAAATTAAGTCTTTCGTTGATGCCTACAATGCGGCCCTGGATTTTATCCAGAAGCAAAGTAAGTTGCAGGCCAATGCAGGTGGAAAGCCAGCCCTGGGACCTCTGGGTGGCGACGGTATGATGCGTTCGATTGAGAACAGTCTGCGCCGGGTGATTTTAAATCCACAAATGGGTGTGGATACACCGATCCGCCGAGTGGGTGAGTTGGGAATTGAGTTTAATAGAAACGGTACTTTGAATTTCAACCAGGAAAAGTTCAATAAAACATTGAACGCGGATCCAGGTGCAGTAGCTAACTTCTTTAGAGGTGATGGATTCAATACCGGTTTCGTTGCGACTGTAAAAAGAGAAATTGGCAATTTAATGAATGGCCAATTCGGTGCGATTTCAAACCGTAAGAAGGGTTTGCAATCCCGTATCGATCAGGTGAACAGCCGGATTGAGACAAAAGAAAGACAGTTGGAACGAAAAGAAGAAAGCTTGCGCAAGAAGTTCGCTGACCTTGAAGGCAAGATGTCAGCGATGCAGGCGCAACAAGCCAAATTCGCAGCAATGGCCCAAGGTGGCGGTGGCGGATAA
- a CDS encoding flagellin N-terminal helical domain-containing protein has protein sequence MGMRISTNVSAINAQRTMMTSQREIGKSMQQLASGSRINKAADDAAGLAISENLKSQIRSLSQAGRNANDGISMVQTAEGGLGEISNILTRMRELGIQASSDTIGDTERGFLDKEVQLLKAEAQRITQTTRFGTTKLLDGSGDMYDFQVGINNSEDADRISYNAGETDATAATLGIDGFDFTSKTGAQEALSAIDSAQSQVNGYRAALGALQNRLQSTVDNLGVQHENISAANSRIRDTDIAQASSEAARNQVLLASNTSVLAQANTMPNQAMKLIA, from the coding sequence ATGGGAATGAGAATTTCAACAAACGTATCTGCAATCAACGCGCAAAGAACAATGATGACTTCACAGCGTGAAATCGGAAAATCAATGCAACAACTTGCATCTGGTTCTCGTATCAACAAAGCTGCTGATGATGCTGCGGGATTAGCAATTTCTGAAAATTTAAAATCACAAATCAGATCTTTAAGCCAAGCGGGACGAAATGCGAATGACGGTATCTCGATGGTTCAAACAGCTGAAGGTGGTTTGGGTGAAATCTCTAACATTCTTACTCGTATGAGAGAATTGGGTATCCAGGCTTCGTCTGACACTATCGGTGACACTGAACGTGGTTTCCTAGATAAAGAGGTTCAATTACTTAAAGCTGAAGCACAACGTATCACTCAAACTACTCGCTTCGGTACTACTAAACTGTTAGATGGTTCTGGCGACATGTATGACTTCCAAGTTGGTATCAACAACTCTGAAGATGCTGACAGAATTTCATACAACGCTGGTGAAACTGACGCTACAGCAGCAACTCTTGGAATTGATGGTTTCGACTTCACTTCTAAGACGGGTGCGCAAGAGGCTCTTTCTGCGATCGACTCCGCTCAATCTCAAGTGAACGGTTACCGCGCAGCTCTGGGTGCCTTGCAAAACAGATTGCAATCCACAGTTGATAACTTGGGTGTGCAACATGAAAACATCAGTGCCGCGAACTCTCGTATCCGTGATACTGATATCGCTCAAGCTTCATCTGAAGCGGCTCGTAACCAAGTTCTTCTTGCTTCAAATACTTCAGTATTGGCGCAAGCGAACACGATGCCAAACCAAGCGATGAAATTGATCGCTTAA
- a CDS encoding transposase has product MGRQVFENHTELPYHITARCINKDWFSTDLHVIWDVMSRQLYFLHFAFNVKIHAFVLMSNHFHLIVRTPDANLSEAMRYFMRETSREITFLSGRLNQTYGSRFHRSLIGSPLYYLHAYKYLYRNPVTAGLCEKVEDYPFSSIQGLIGESWLDIPISEDENWGSLRTREENLKWLNTAPSIEQWDEVRKGLKKSTFQLSPVNKQPSSLEDFPL; this is encoded by the coding sequence ATGGGTCGCCAGGTTTTTGAAAATCATACTGAACTTCCATATCACATCACTGCTAGATGTATTAATAAAGATTGGTTCTCAACCGATCTTCACGTCATTTGGGATGTCATGTCCCGCCAGCTTTATTTCCTGCATTTTGCCTTCAATGTAAAAATTCACGCGTTCGTTTTAATGAGTAATCATTTTCATCTAATAGTTCGCACTCCTGATGCTAACCTTAGTGAGGCCATGAGGTATTTTATGAGGGAGACAAGTCGGGAGATTACATTCCTCAGTGGTCGTTTGAATCAAACATATGGTTCAAGATTTCATCGCTCATTGATTGGATCTCCACTTTACTATCTTCATGCATATAAATACTTATACCGAAATCCGGTTACCGCTGGGCTATGCGAAAAAGTTGAAGATTATCCGTTCTCGTCAATTCAAGGTTTGATTGGGGAAAGTTGGTTGGATATTCCAATCTCAGAAGATGAAAATTGGGGAAGCTTACGAACGCGGGAAGAAAATCTAAAATGGCTAAATACAGCTCCATCTATAGAGCAGTGGGATGAAGTTCGTAAAGGGTTGAAAAAGTCGACTTTTCAACTGAGCCCAGTGAACAAACAGCCTTCTTCATTAGAAGACTTCCCTCTTTGA
- a CDS encoding flagellin N-terminal helical domain-containing protein, translated as MGLRIATNTASIAAQRVLGKQQKRQEHASQALASGSRIVNAADDAAGLAISESFKGQLRGISAARNNANNAISFSQVGEGGLNEMSNILVRIRELGVQAASDTVSDVERGFLDQEAQMLIEEADRIARTTTFGNTKLLDGTGGKMEFHVGAYGGEDNVIAVDFDADATTGTLGIDGISVSDKSGARSTLQSVDDAISKVSALRASFGAMQSRMESTVSNLDISYENLSAANSRIRDTDIAKETAEMASASILQNTAVSVLAQANQIPNVALKLI; from the coding sequence ATGGGCTTAAGAATCGCGACAAACACTGCATCTATCGCAGCACAACGTGTGCTAGGTAAACAACAAAAAAGACAAGAACATGCGTCACAAGCTTTGGCGTCTGGTTCTCGTATCGTAAATGCCGCCGACGACGCTGCCGGCTTGGCAATCTCTGAAAGCTTTAAAGGACAATTAAGAGGTATCTCTGCTGCTCGTAACAATGCGAACAACGCGATTTCATTCTCGCAAGTAGGTGAGGGTGGTCTTAATGAAATGTCCAACATCTTGGTTCGTATTAGAGAACTGGGTGTACAGGCTGCTTCTGATACAGTGAGTGACGTTGAGCGAGGATTCCTCGATCAAGAGGCTCAGATGTTAATCGAAGAGGCAGATCGTATTGCTAGAACTACAACTTTCGGTAATACAAAACTTCTTGATGGTACGGGCGGAAAAATGGAATTCCATGTCGGCGCGTACGGTGGAGAGGACAACGTAATTGCGGTCGACTTCGATGCCGATGCGACGACGGGTACGTTGGGAATTGATGGGATCTCGGTCTCTGATAAATCAGGTGCTCGTTCGACCCTGCAGTCAGTAGACGATGCGATCTCTAAAGTGAGTGCTCTGCGCGCAAGTTTCGGTGCGATGCAATCACGAATGGAATCAACAGTTAGTAACTTAGACATCTCTTATGAAAACTTATCTGCTGCGAACTCTCGTATCCGTGATACAGATATCGCAAAAGAAACAGCAGAGATGGCTTCTGCATCTATCCTTCAGAACACGGCGGTATCGGTTCTTGCGCAAGCAAACCAAATCCCGAACGTGGCTTTGAAACTGATCTAA
- a CDS encoding 3D domain-containing protein, translating to MNFYKLLLATVLVCVLPSCAAKHSDGKEMVPTIYYKPTINQKSSQCTADDLRDLLSPEGESLVTLCQKDFDLCLLQGSCFVDNGKEVISYNYHSIKDSVPRFIPVDLKVCPFGYGVRSSCLDPYFSVAADLKYYKPGDVIFIPRLEGAVLPNREVHDGFMIVRDSGGGVLGQHRFDFFTGFFDHRSRQNTLARLGFGDPKNRFEYRMATEAESQAVRTKRNYPGLKASALEEGYLTRPHR from the coding sequence ATGAATTTTTACAAACTTTTGTTAGCCACTGTATTGGTTTGTGTTTTACCTTCGTGTGCAGCCAAACACTCTGATGGCAAAGAGATGGTTCCGACGATTTACTATAAGCCCACTATCAATCAAAAAAGCTCCCAATGCACAGCTGATGATTTGCGTGATTTGCTTTCTCCGGAGGGGGAGTCCTTGGTGACCTTGTGCCAAAAAGATTTTGATCTTTGTTTGCTTCAAGGGTCCTGCTTTGTTGATAACGGTAAGGAAGTTATTTCTTACAACTATCATTCGATCAAAGATAGCGTGCCTCGATTTATTCCCGTCGATCTTAAGGTGTGCCCGTTTGGGTATGGCGTACGTAGCAGTTGTCTGGATCCGTATTTTTCTGTCGCTGCAGATTTGAAATACTATAAACCTGGGGATGTGATTTTTATTCCTCGTTTGGAAGGAGCTGTTCTTCCGAACAGAGAAGTCCATGACGGTTTCATGATCGTACGGGACTCTGGTGGTGGAGTTTTAGGTCAGCATCGTTTTGATTTCTTCACGGGATTCTTTGACCATCGCTCTCGACAAAACACGTTGGCTCGCTTAGGGTTTGGTGATCCGAAAAATCGTTTTGAGTATCGAATGGCCACTGAAGCGGAGTCGCAAGCGGTGCGCACGAAGAGAAATTACCCTGGTTTGAAGGCTTCTGCTCTTGAAGAAGGGTATTTAACTCGTCCCCATCGCTAA
- a CDS encoding ATP-binding protein: MISVFLATFVVALIGLKIVESTVIDSTYERLTQIRISKTTAIENYFRDLQTAINLISSHELTDDLLTQTRVDTNPDFRRLLDNYVLDFNIYDMALVNTKGTILYTTRKDIEDGTSILEGPNAGNKLKDLYVWGMRAQEGSTLFLDFDKDPINPNSATGFVAAPIYRKGVVVGVLTLKISISEIDRITSDNFAWATHGMGQTGETLIYGEDWSLRNTGRFRVEGSQIGNTTDEAEILSPNRGDEDIKKIENLSEVRELGIDYRGQKVIRSIGKIYLPNGELWYIQTKIDESEAFAVLDRIAIASSAAAVLIFILFFFATFAATGKVVEPIQLLTDRLEKLGTSNLTQKINYNSKDEIGLLVSKYNQLADRLETTTVSKEFLDSVIQSIKAFLFIVKVSHHDDWRQCSYQISQANEAALKLLGLTSQQVANVDLKTLINAQPDFNNYTWLLQTRHSIEADILNSEGRRVPILLNWAALPNRTSKDLTFVFVCTDITDRITAESALIEAREQAVKASAAKSEFLARMSHEIRTPLNAIIGITDILAESDLKAEQAQLVKVCANAGENLLALINDILDISKIEAREVKLERIAYDLVATTKNICDILKQKAQEKNLHFYLNVNLDKDASPVVVGDPTRLRQILFNLIGNAIKFTPKGEIAVSVSFDEGDKRFVRFAIHDTGTGIPLDKQHLLFQNFVQADSSITRKFGGSGLGLTISKNLVELMGGRIWFESKEGQGSTFYFTLPYLAAEALHEPVKLIEVEEQQPKLQEQDAMIARNARILIVDDTEDNRFLLLTYLKKLPYDVVQAENGLEAVEKVFHESFDLILMDIQMPVMDGYAATKKIREWERNTGRAPMPIIAVSANAMAEDIQKSLDVGCTEHVTKPIKKSALLDMVQRYTLTAPKA; this comes from the coding sequence TTGATCTCTGTTTTTCTTGCGACCTTCGTAGTTGCCCTCATTGGCCTCAAGATCGTGGAATCTACCGTTATTGATAGCACCTATGAACGCTTGACCCAGATTCGTATCAGCAAGACGACGGCGATTGAAAACTACTTCCGCGATTTACAAACCGCGATCAATCTAATTTCTTCCCACGAACTAACCGACGACCTACTAACGCAAACCCGCGTGGACACCAATCCTGACTTCCGCCGCTTGCTTGATAACTACGTTTTAGACTTCAACATCTATGACATGGCTTTGGTGAATACCAAAGGAACCATCCTTTACACCACCCGTAAAGACATCGAAGATGGGACCTCAATTTTAGAGGGCCCGAATGCAGGGAACAAACTCAAGGACCTTTATGTTTGGGGTATGAGAGCGCAAGAAGGGTCTACGCTGTTCCTTGATTTTGATAAGGACCCTATTAATCCAAACTCTGCCACCGGGTTCGTAGCTGCACCGATTTATCGTAAGGGCGTCGTGGTCGGAGTGCTAACTCTCAAGATTTCCATTTCTGAAATCGATCGCATCACAAGCGACAACTTTGCTTGGGCGACCCATGGCATGGGACAAACCGGAGAGACTCTCATTTATGGTGAGGACTGGAGTTTGCGTAATACTGGCCGTTTCCGTGTCGAGGGCAGTCAAATTGGTAACACCACTGATGAGGCCGAGATCCTTTCCCCCAACCGCGGTGACGAAGATATCAAGAAAATCGAAAACCTAAGCGAGGTGCGAGAACTTGGTATCGACTATCGAGGGCAGAAAGTCATCCGTTCCATCGGTAAAATTTATCTGCCTAACGGAGAGCTTTGGTACATTCAAACTAAAATCGATGAAAGCGAAGCCTTCGCCGTTCTTGATCGTATCGCCATCGCATCCAGTGCCGCAGCCGTCTTGATCTTCATCTTGTTCTTCTTTGCCACGTTCGCAGCAACAGGAAAAGTCGTAGAGCCAATCCAGCTCCTCACCGACCGTTTAGAAAAACTGGGTACCAGCAACCTGACTCAAAAAATCAATTACAACTCGAAGGACGAAATCGGTCTTCTTGTAAGCAAGTACAATCAACTTGCCGACCGTTTGGAAACCACCACCGTATCCAAAGAGTTCCTTGATAGCGTTATCCAATCGATCAAAGCATTCTTGTTCATTGTGAAAGTTTCCCACCACGATGACTGGCGCCAATGTTCTTATCAGATTTCTCAAGCCAACGAAGCCGCTTTAAAACTTCTGGGTCTGACTTCACAGCAAGTTGCGAATGTCGACTTAAAAACCCTGATCAACGCGCAACCGGATTTTAATAACTACACTTGGCTTTTACAAACCAGACACAGTATCGAAGCCGATATCCTAAACAGCGAAGGTCGCAGAGTTCCAATTCTTCTGAACTGGGCCGCCCTTCCCAACCGCACTAGCAAAGATCTGACGTTCGTGTTCGTTTGTACTGACATCACCGATCGTATCACCGCAGAGTCAGCCCTGATCGAAGCCCGTGAACAAGCCGTAAAAGCATCTGCCGCGAAATCAGAATTCCTAGCTCGTATGAGTCACGAGATCAGAACTCCACTGAATGCGATTATCGGTATCACCGATATCCTGGCTGAAAGTGATCTGAAGGCTGAACAAGCGCAGCTTGTAAAAGTTTGCGCCAATGCCGGTGAAAACCTTTTGGCTCTTATCAATGACATTCTAGATATCTCTAAAATCGAAGCTCGCGAAGTGAAGCTTGAAAGAATCGCTTACGATCTTGTCGCCACGACGAAAAATATTTGCGACATCTTGAAACAAAAAGCCCAAGAAAAAAATCTGCATTTTTATTTGAATGTGAACTTGGATAAAGACGCTTCGCCAGTGGTAGTGGGTGACCCTACCCGTCTTCGTCAGATTCTATTTAACCTGATTGGTAATGCGATTAAGTTTACACCTAAGGGTGAAATCGCTGTTTCAGTCAGTTTTGATGAAGGCGACAAGCGCTTTGTGCGTTTTGCGATCCACGATACTGGGACAGGCATCCCGTTGGACAAGCAGCACTTGCTATTCCAAAACTTCGTGCAAGCAGACAGCTCTATCACACGTAAATTCGGCGGTAGCGGTTTAGGTCTAACGATTTCTAAAAACCTTGTAGAACTTATGGGCGGGCGCATCTGGTTTGAAAGTAAAGAAGGCCAAGGCAGTACGTTCTACTTTACGTTGCCATATCTTGCTGCCGAAGCATTGCATGAGCCAGTGAAGCTTATTGAAGTTGAAGAACAGCAACCAAAACTGCAAGAACAAGACGCAATGATCGCTCGCAATGCGCGTATCTTGATCGTCGATGATACTGAAGACAACCGCTTCTTACTTTTAACTTATCTTAAAAAACTTCCTTATGATGTGGTTCAAGCTGAAAACGGCCTTGAAGCTGTCGAAAAGGTCTTCCACGAATCGTTTGACCTGATCCTGATGGACATTCAAATGCCAGTGATGGATGGATACGCCGCGACTAAGAAAATTCGTGAATGGGAACGCAATACGGGACGTGCGCCAATGCCGATCATTGCCGTGAGTGCCAACGCCATGGCCGAAGATATTCAAAAGTCTTTAGATGTGGGTTGCACAGAGCACGTGACGAAACCAATTAAAAAGTCAGCGTTGTTAGACATGGTACAACGCTACACTTTGACCGCTCCGAAAGCTTAG
- a CDS encoding ABC transporter ATP-binding protein — MSYVENLRRDYGDFKLDIPHWEILDQGVTVLWGPSGSGKTSIFRILLGLETCPGMKWEFQGVDLAKLKTPERRLGVVFQTLDLFPHLSAKENVLFAARARKVDESKVARRMKELTAKMQMDSFLDRKASVLSGGEKQRVAIARALIGEPRLLLLDEPFSALDQELREESRRLVKAVIADEKIPALVVTHDHRDVEVMANKVSNIRNGQIEV, encoded by the coding sequence GTGTCCTACGTCGAAAACTTGCGCCGTGATTATGGTGACTTCAAATTAGATATTCCTCATTGGGAAATCCTTGATCAAGGAGTCACCGTTTTATGGGGACCTTCCGGTTCGGGTAAGACTTCTATCTTTAGAATTCTATTAGGCTTAGAAACTTGCCCAGGGATGAAATGGGAATTTCAAGGTGTGGATCTGGCTAAATTAAAAACGCCAGAAAGACGGTTGGGCGTTGTTTTTCAAACTCTGGATTTATTTCCTCACTTGTCTGCTAAAGAAAATGTTCTTTTTGCTGCCCGCGCCCGCAAGGTGGATGAAAGCAAAGTGGCTCGCCGTATGAAAGAGCTTACTGCAAAAATGCAGATGGATTCTTTCTTGGACCGAAAGGCTTCAGTATTATCTGGTGGTGAAAAGCAACGGGTTGCTATTGCCCGCGCGTTGATTGGTGAACCCCGATTGCTATTATTAGACGAGCCATTTTCAGCCCTTGATCAAGAACTGCGTGAAGAAAGCCGACGTTTGGTAAAGGCCGTTATTGCTGATGAAAAGATACCGGCCTTAGTGGTGACCCATGACCATCGTGATGTGGAAGTGATGGCTAATAAGGTCAGTAACATTCGTAACGGTCAAATTGAAGTCTAA
- a CDS encoding ABC transporter permease, with amino-acid sequence MSLRNILRTSLVLFLLFPFLFLFFEFRIAEVPDMAELWWAFKNSFTQSLFSAVFSLLLGFWVARGLLSVTSHRLRGFFEVLCLLPNFLPSIFILLSALTVIDPFPMGIPGIVIIHTLINFGLVAVLLAGIIESKIGGMAELAYVEGASRFSFFVRGLFPLLKKDLLLLGLFVFVICFGSFAVPLIVGGGRGTTMEVLIYEKIRLSGEWGAATVIAFIQSCFIFALSFIASRGKGASTARESNLSLVRSYSGLVVLSVMSFMYLFGYLQGFTSGLSMLSTFYDVQSAIVWNFLGSVFLGLTVGVLTFLGLMLIAYCWPKLWFEKFLNGYVAPSTALACFSFLILGPNEGIYPYIKIPLVLTLLSLNSLFRMGWDSELHALESQMTVAYSMGASRHQTFWEILFPQLANRAGLLAGIASIWACGDFAVSRILAHQDLSIALMTETLMSGYRLNQAIVLSSLIIVSGVLCFAICAGGSRVLRRKLAP; translated from the coding sequence TTGAGCTTGCGGAATATCCTTCGCACCAGTTTAGTACTGTTTCTTCTTTTCCCGTTTCTGTTTTTATTCTTTGAATTTCGCATCGCTGAAGTTCCAGATATGGCAGAACTTTGGTGGGCTTTTAAAAACAGCTTTACGCAAAGTCTTTTTTCAGCGGTCTTTTCATTGCTTTTAGGTTTTTGGGTGGCGCGAGGCTTATTAAGTGTGACCAGTCATCGGCTGCGTGGTTTTTTTGAAGTCTTGTGTCTTCTGCCGAATTTTTTGCCGTCCATCTTTATTTTACTATCAGCGTTGACCGTGATTGATCCGTTTCCAATGGGCATTCCAGGAATCGTCATTATTCATACGTTGATTAATTTCGGTCTTGTCGCTGTTTTACTTGCTGGAATCATAGAAAGCAAAATCGGCGGCATGGCGGAACTTGCCTATGTGGAAGGGGCTTCGCGTTTTAGCTTTTTTGTGCGCGGTTTATTTCCGTTATTGAAAAAAGATCTTCTGTTATTGGGTCTATTTGTATTTGTGATTTGTTTCGGTAGCTTTGCCGTTCCGTTGATCGTTGGTGGAGGACGCGGAACAACCATGGAAGTTTTGATTTATGAAAAGATCAGACTTTCTGGTGAATGGGGTGCAGCCACCGTAATCGCCTTTATTCAATCTTGTTTTATTTTTGCATTGTCGTTTATTGCCAGCCGTGGAAAGGGTGCTTCGACCGCTCGCGAGTCTAATTTAAGCTTAGTTCGGAGTTATTCTGGGTTGGTGGTTCTATCTGTGATGTCGTTCATGTATTTGTTCGGTTATCTGCAGGGATTTACCTCGGGTCTTTCGATGCTTTCTACGTTTTATGATGTGCAGTCAGCGATCGTTTGGAACTTTCTTGGCAGCGTCTTTCTTGGTTTAACGGTTGGAGTATTAACATTCTTAGGATTGATGCTGATTGCATATTGTTGGCCGAAGCTGTGGTTTGAAAAGTTCTTAAATGGTTATGTGGCGCCTTCAACCGCGCTTGCTTGTTTTAGCTTTTTAATTCTTGGTCCCAATGAAGGAATTTATCCTTACATCAAGATTCCGTTGGTGCTAACCCTTTTAAGTTTAAATAGTTTATTTCGAATGGGTTGGGACAGTGAGCTGCACGCCTTGGAATCGCAGATGACTGTGGCATATTCAATGGGTGCGAGTCGCCACCAAACTTTCTGGGAAATTTTATTTCCCCAATTAGCAAATCGCGCCGGATTGTTAGCGGGAATCGCTTCGATCTGGGCATGTGGCGACTTTGCCGTCAGTCGCATTTTAGCCCATCAAGATTTAAGTATCGCGCTTATGACGGAAACCTTGATGTCGGGATACCGCTTAAATCAGGCCATCGTTCTTAGCAGTTTAATTATCGTTTCGGGTGTACTTTGTTTTGCAATATGTGCGGGGGGAAGCCGTGTCCTACGTCGAAAACTTGCGCCGTGA
- a CDS encoding thiamine ABC transporter substrate-binding protein produces the protein MKHFIFFIAVIFLGLFLAVLNKNEQSTITSTVPTLRVFGYASFTGRWGPGPLLKEQFEKTCKCKVEFIEGSDSGILLQRLKIEGESLGADLVIGLDQFDLSKAMAEQTWRKLSLGELNVYDSVKPALSNGSFIPYDWGALTFVARKNELTNYPDTLDELLAPELNKKIALEDPRTSSPGMQFLYWVLKSKGEEEGFKFLDKIMAQAHSFSPTWSTAYGLFTSKQAKLAYSYVTSPLYHELEEKRQDYTALPFAEPLPVQFEFVGIPEFCRHCELAEKFINLMLSNEGQKTIMEKNYMFPVMKGIMEGTPFANALVHVKTMDQFEVPSVTEVERILKRWTEIRRGALN, from the coding sequence GTGAAGCATTTTATTTTTTTTATTGCCGTTATTTTTCTAGGACTTTTTCTTGCGGTTTTAAATAAAAACGAACAAAGCACTATCACAAGTACAGTACCGACTTTACGAGTATTCGGTTACGCTTCATTTACAGGTCGCTGGGGACCAGGTCCTTTACTAAAAGAGCAATTTGAAAAAACCTGCAAATGCAAAGTGGAATTCATTGAAGGCAGCGATTCAGGTATTTTGTTGCAAAGATTGAAAATCGAAGGTGAAAGCCTGGGGGCAGACTTGGTGATTGGCCTTGATCAATTCGATCTGTCTAAGGCCATGGCTGAACAAACATGGCGTAAACTTAGCTTGGGTGAATTGAATGTTTATGATTCAGTGAAGCCGGCTCTTTCTAATGGTTCTTTCATCCCCTATGACTGGGGCGCTTTGACATTTGTAGCCCGGAAGAACGAATTAACAAACTATCCAGACACCCTAGATGAATTGTTAGCTCCAGAGCTTAATAAAAAAATCGCGTTAGAAGATCCCCGTACCAGTTCCCCAGGAATGCAGTTCTTGTATTGGGTATTGAAATCAAAAGGTGAAGAAGAAGGCTTTAAATTTCTAGATAAAATCATGGCACAAGCCCACAGCTTTTCGCCGACTTGGTCTACGGCCTATGGACTGTTCACTAGCAAGCAAGCAAAACTGGCTTACTCTTATGTGACGTCGCCGCTTTATCATGAGCTAGAGGAAAAACGCCAAGACTATACGGCGCTGCCGTTCGCCGAACCTCTTCCGGTACAATTTGAATTTGTTGGTATTCCTGAATTTTGTCGTCATTGCGAGCTGGCGGAAAAGTTTATCAATTTAATGCTTTCTAATGAGGGGCAAAAAACCATCATGGAAAAGAATTATATGTTCCCGGTGATGAAGGGAATTATGGAAGGAACACCTTTTGCCAATGCTTTGGTGCATGTGAAAACCATGGATCAATTTGAAGTGCCGTCGGTGACAGAAGTTGAGCGCATCCTGAAACGTTGGACAGAGATCCGCAGGGGCGCACTCAATTGA